A window from Sphingomonas aliaeris encodes these proteins:
- a CDS encoding DNA-binding domain-containing protein, with translation MREAGTDGASDAAFSEAHRRELVIRPLAAKVTINAQTAANAAATLGLGRSRLFELIRAYRASPELASLLPGKRGRVRGERRLLSEQEDLIRRALREVYLTAEKPSVASLRRWLRHECLKAGVPIPSVKALRARIAALPPEDIIAAREGTKAAADRFRPVRGRLEAGYALELVQSDHTLVDVIAVDDVYRRPIGRPWITLMIDIASRTVPGFHLTMLHPSAVSVGMAMRHAVLPKDP, from the coding sequence ATGCGCGAGGCGGGAACGGACGGTGCGAGTGACGCAGCCTTTAGCGAGGCCCATCGCCGGGAACTCGTGATCCGGCCTCTTGCCGCCAAGGTCACGATCAATGCCCAGACCGCAGCGAACGCTGCAGCCACCTTGGGTCTTGGACGCTCCCGCCTGTTCGAACTAATCCGGGCGTACCGCGCTTCACCGGAGCTCGCCTCGCTTCTCCCGGGCAAGCGCGGTCGGGTACGGGGCGAGCGCCGGTTGCTGAGCGAACAGGAAGACCTGATCCGCCGAGCGCTCCGCGAGGTTTATCTCACCGCGGAGAAGCCGAGCGTAGCTAGCTTGCGACGTTGGCTGCGTCACGAGTGCCTGAAGGCCGGCGTCCCAATCCCGAGCGTAAAGGCACTGCGCGCTCGCATCGCGGCGCTTCCGCCGGAGGACATCATCGCCGCACGCGAGGGCACCAAGGCGGCGGCCGACCGGTTTCGGCCGGTGCGCGGCCGCCTTGAGGCAGGCTACGCACTCGAACTCGTGCAGTCCGACCACACGCTCGTCGACGTAATCGCAGTCGACGACGTGTACCGTCGGCCGATCGGCCGGCCGTGGATCACGCTCATGATCGACATTGCGAGCAGGACGGTGCCGGGCTTCCACCTCACGATGCTGCACCCGTCGGCGGTGTCGGTTGGGATGGCCATGCGCCACGCCGTGCTGCCGAAGGACCCCTAG
- a CDS encoding Mu transposase C-terminal domain-containing protein, giving the protein MSAPWGNQGLMDRLHLDNAREHHSKALKRGCRTYSIALEYRPRKRPHYGAHIERLIGTMMGAVHLLPGTTFSNVAERGDYQAEGKACMTLAEIEAWLAGEIIGPYHADIHRGLGIPPATAWDEAVERRTELMRLPADPAAFLFDFLPCEVRAVTREGIELFNTHYWDDALSCHYTRPGGKLPVRWDPRDLSRIWLELPDGDHLEVPYRDLRRPAITRWEQLEAQRTLRERGRGAVNEQLIFDAVETQRFIVAEAARKTKAARLAMQRTATALADAQRVRAAKHSDLPKRAQPAPVSGQCPPPAPPLGDLPFLVDEKRG; this is encoded by the coding sequence ATGTCTGCGCCATGGGGCAATCAGGGCCTGATGGACCGTCTTCACCTCGACAATGCGCGGGAGCACCATTCGAAGGCATTGAAGCGCGGCTGCCGTACCTACTCGATCGCGCTCGAGTACCGGCCTCGCAAGCGTCCCCATTATGGTGCGCACATCGAGCGGCTGATCGGGACGATGATGGGCGCCGTCCACCTGTTGCCCGGCACCACTTTTTCCAACGTCGCCGAGCGCGGCGACTACCAGGCCGAAGGTAAGGCGTGCATGACGCTGGCGGAGATCGAGGCCTGGCTCGCCGGGGAAATTATCGGGCCGTACCACGCAGATATTCACCGCGGGCTCGGCATCCCGCCTGCGACCGCTTGGGACGAAGCGGTTGAGCGACGGACGGAACTCATGCGGCTGCCCGCTGATCCGGCCGCGTTCCTGTTCGACTTTCTGCCCTGCGAGGTGCGGGCGGTCACGCGCGAAGGGATCGAGCTGTTCAATACCCACTATTGGGATGATGCGTTGTCCTGCCATTACACCCGACCCGGCGGCAAGCTGCCCGTCCGGTGGGACCCGCGCGACCTTTCACGGATCTGGCTCGAGCTGCCGGACGGTGACCATCTTGAGGTGCCGTACCGCGACCTTCGCCGGCCAGCGATCACCCGCTGGGAGCAGCTGGAGGCGCAGCGTACCCTGCGCGAGCGGGGCCGCGGGGCTGTCAACGAGCAGCTCATCTTTGACGCTGTCGAGACGCAGCGCTTCATCGTCGCCGAGGCTGCCCGCAAGACTAAGGCGGCCCGGCTCGCCATGCAGCGCACCGCGACGGCGCTCGCGGACGCTCAACGCGTCCGCGCGGCCAAGCACTCTGATCTGCCAAAGCGTGCCCAGCCGGCGCCTGTGTCTGGCCAATGCCCGCCACCCGCGCCTCCACTGGGCGACCTTCCGTTCTTGGTCGACGAGAAGAGAGGATGA
- a CDS encoding ABC1 kinase family protein produces MPTTDDEPQIGERARLAELLQIMGRHGFNGLASRLGLLPGRSEQPVDVGTPERVVALLRDLGPVAVKLGQVLATREDLLGPEWVRALSTLQDRVTPLPFEALEPTILTALGSPIADVFASFDREPIAAASIAQVHGAILRDGTEVVVKVRRPGIAERVDADLRLLRRIARLAARHSPEIRRLKPDELLRFFAESLSQEMDLSAEAAACESIGVFLQPLGVRTPGFYWDQVGRRINVQERLDGVPVRAILDRAGEDGAGQGAADVAGRYADAVLRMIIFNGRFHADPHPGNVFVLADGSLAFIDFGAVGVLSPARRNEVVTLVLAIAGEDTRSVTDVLLQWSGETDVDRPALTRDLDALIDQFRGAVLQQIELADIFGRVFALLRTYRLALPPDLALLLRTLLIAEGFVRRLDPGFDIAARAAPIARELLRERIGPAGLKRGGRRLATSLGRLAAASPELVAFAERVARSGALPIELQGGAVFPTPASPRRADPNILSTGLLVAGAILQRDHDVVGAMLMASAVLPAGWAWFSSRQRR; encoded by the coding sequence ATGCCCACCACCGACGACGAACCTCAGATCGGTGAGCGCGCGCGCCTGGCCGAGCTCCTCCAGATCATGGGGCGCCATGGCTTCAACGGGCTCGCCTCGCGCCTGGGCCTGCTGCCCGGTCGTTCGGAGCAGCCGGTGGACGTCGGTACCCCCGAGCGGGTCGTCGCGCTGCTGCGAGACCTTGGACCCGTCGCGGTCAAGCTGGGGCAGGTGCTCGCGACCCGTGAAGACCTGCTCGGGCCGGAATGGGTGCGCGCGTTGTCGACGCTGCAGGACCGGGTGACCCCGCTGCCGTTCGAGGCGCTGGAGCCGACGATCCTGACCGCGCTTGGCTCCCCGATCGCGGACGTGTTCGCGAGCTTCGACCGCGAACCGATCGCCGCGGCCTCGATCGCGCAGGTTCATGGCGCCATCCTGCGCGACGGAACCGAGGTCGTGGTAAAGGTACGCCGACCGGGGATCGCGGAACGCGTCGATGCCGACCTGAGGCTGCTTCGCCGCATTGCGCGGCTCGCCGCGAGACACTCACCGGAGATCCGTCGCCTCAAGCCTGACGAACTGCTCCGGTTCTTCGCTGAGAGCCTGTCGCAGGAAATGGACCTCAGCGCCGAAGCGGCAGCCTGCGAGAGCATCGGCGTGTTCCTGCAGCCGCTCGGCGTTCGCACGCCCGGCTTCTACTGGGATCAGGTTGGTCGCCGGATCAACGTGCAGGAACGGCTCGACGGCGTGCCGGTCCGCGCGATCCTCGACCGAGCGGGTGAGGACGGGGCGGGTCAGGGCGCTGCCGACGTCGCCGGCAGATATGCCGATGCGGTGCTGCGGATGATCATCTTCAACGGCCGGTTCCACGCGGACCCCCATCCCGGCAACGTGTTTGTTCTGGCCGACGGGTCGTTGGCGTTCATCGACTTCGGGGCGGTCGGCGTGCTCAGTCCCGCCCGGCGGAACGAGGTTGTCACGCTCGTCCTTGCCATCGCGGGTGAGGACACACGATCGGTGACGGACGTACTGTTGCAATGGTCGGGCGAGACCGACGTCGATCGCCCGGCACTGACCCGCGACCTCGACGCGCTGATCGACCAGTTCCGCGGGGCGGTACTCCAGCAGATCGAGCTCGCCGACATCTTCGGCCGCGTGTTCGCGCTGCTGCGCACCTACCGCCTGGCGCTGCCACCCGACCTCGCCCTGCTGCTGCGCACCCTGCTGATCGCCGAAGGATTCGTGCGACGGCTTGATCCCGGCTTTGACATTGCCGCGCGCGCGGCACCGATCGCGCGCGAACTGCTGCGGGAGCGGATCGGCCCAGCCGGCCTAAAGCGTGGCGGACGCCGGCTGGCGACGAGCCTGGGCCGTCTGGCCGCCGCCTCGCCCGAGCTGGTGGCCTTCGCCGAGCGGGTTGCGCGGTCGGGTGCGCTGCCGATCGAATTGCAGGGAGGCGCGGTTTTCCCAACTCCGGCATCGCCCCGGCGCGCCGATCCCAACATTCTGTCCACCGGACTGCTTGTCGCGGGCGCGATCCTTCAGCGCGACCATGATGTTGTCGGCGCGATGTTGATGGCGTCTGCGGTGCTGCCTGCAGGCTGGGCTTGGTTTTCGAGCAGGCAGAGGCGCTGA
- a CDS encoding HWE histidine kinase domain-containing protein yields the protein MDKEAAERTAAVLARRALSLLDGVDAGGSLFACRLSEALDVAVPNATDMAPRSSMMELVSPGPHAATPLATFGLADGQVVAINPATVSHLCSDDFATTIRFLDGSQVQLKVPYEKVVMGLGLPSKSQPPANGFMPVNGARHVLRNLLTIVSATTNQVLDGDEPLLEKGRELSARVAMLSRISDLIVQPEAHVTDLQTLVELALAEGGRSRVRIVGSPVPVGPSTAAALALAVHELEVHSLRYGALSEKDGYVSLRWEVNVTDQPHIWLQWAERDGPQVRTPLCTWSERLLEVATPKRLGGVGGVDDLPTGLIWSLHAPVAALQA from the coding sequence GTGGATAAAGAGGCAGCGGAGCGAACGGCGGCCGTTCTTGCTCGGAGAGCGCTGAGCTTGTTGGACGGCGTTGACGCCGGCGGCAGCCTCTTTGCTTGTCGTCTCTCCGAGGCGCTGGATGTCGCCGTACCGAATGCGACCGACATGGCACCGCGGTCCTCAATGATGGAGCTGGTCTCTCCCGGCCCGCACGCGGCTACGCCGCTCGCCACCTTTGGCTTGGCTGATGGCCAAGTCGTTGCGATCAATCCCGCTACCGTGTCGCACCTGTGCAGCGACGATTTCGCGACGACAATTCGCTTCCTTGATGGCTCGCAGGTGCAGCTCAAGGTTCCGTACGAAAAGGTCGTGATGGGGCTCGGTCTGCCCTCCAAAAGTCAGCCGCCAGCAAATGGCTTCATGCCAGTCAATGGCGCTCGCCATGTTCTTCGAAACCTGCTCACCATCGTCTCAGCGACGACCAATCAGGTGTTGGACGGCGACGAGCCTCTTCTTGAGAAGGGCCGAGAGCTGTCAGCCCGGGTGGCGATGCTCAGCAGGATCAGCGACTTGATCGTGCAACCCGAGGCCCACGTCACCGATCTTCAGACACTGGTCGAGCTGGCGCTTGCCGAAGGGGGTCGTAGTCGCGTTCGCATCGTCGGCTCACCTGTTCCGGTAGGACCGAGCACGGCGGCGGCCCTTGCGCTCGCTGTTCACGAGCTGGAGGTGCATTCGCTGCGCTACGGCGCCTTAAGTGAAAAAGACGGATACGTGTCATTACGTTGGGAGGTCAACGTCACGGACCAGCCGCACATCTGGCTTCAATGGGCAGAACGTGACGGTCCGCAAGTAAGGACGCCGCTTTGCACATGGAGTGAACGCTTGCTCGAGGTCGCCACCCCAAAGCGGCTAGGCGGTGTTGGAGGCGTCGATGACCTCCCAACCGGGCTGATCTGGTCGCTTCATGCACCCGTCGCTGCGCTTCAGGCCTGA
- a CDS encoding aldo/keto reductase, with amino-acid sequence MTVKQRTLGGELRVSGLGLGCMGMSEFYGQADDAEAVATIHRAIELGVTFLDTADMYGVGRNEELVGRAIRDRRDKVVLATKFGNVRDEDGSFRGVCGRPDYVRAACEASLRRLGIEVIDLFYQHRVDPDTPIEDTVGAMADLVREGKVRHLGLSEAAPATIRRAHAVHPIAALQTEYSLWSRDPEGEILETIRELGIGFVPYSPLGRGFLTGAIRRVEDLAPDDYRRHSPRFQGDNLQRNLELVAAVEALAREKGCTPSQLALAWVLAQGEDIVPIPGTKRRRYLEENVAALDVMLSREELERLDYAAPRGAAAGERYAAPQMQALNR; translated from the coding sequence ATGACGGTAAAACAACGAACGCTGGGCGGTGAGTTGCGCGTGTCGGGGCTGGGACTGGGATGCATGGGTATGTCCGAGTTCTACGGACAGGCCGACGACGCCGAGGCGGTAGCAACGATTCACCGGGCAATCGAACTCGGCGTGACCTTTCTCGACACGGCCGATATGTATGGCGTCGGCCGTAACGAGGAGCTGGTCGGGCGCGCGATCCGCGATCGTCGTGACAAGGTCGTGCTTGCGACCAAGTTCGGCAATGTCCGGGACGAGGACGGGAGCTTCAGGGGCGTGTGCGGGCGACCCGATTATGTCCGAGCGGCCTGCGAAGCGAGCCTGCGCCGGCTAGGAATAGAGGTGATCGATCTCTTTTATCAGCACCGTGTGGACCCCGACACGCCGATAGAGGACACGGTGGGTGCGATGGCCGATCTGGTCCGCGAGGGCAAGGTGCGCCACCTCGGCCTTTCGGAAGCGGCGCCCGCAACAATCAGGCGCGCGCACGCCGTTCATCCGATCGCGGCGCTCCAGACCGAATATTCGCTTTGGAGCCGTGACCCGGAGGGCGAGATCCTGGAAACCATTCGGGAGCTGGGGATCGGCTTCGTGCCGTACAGCCCGCTTGGCCGAGGCTTCCTGACGGGCGCAATCCGGCGGGTGGAGGACCTCGCACCCGATGATTATCGCCGGCACAGTCCGCGATTCCAGGGCGACAATCTCCAGCGTAACCTGGAGCTTGTCGCCGCGGTCGAGGCGCTTGCGCGGGAAAAGGGCTGTACGCCGTCCCAGCTCGCGCTCGCCTGGGTGCTGGCACAAGGCGAGGACATTGTTCCGATCCCGGGCACCAAGCGCCGCCGCTATCTGGAGGAGAATGTCGCCGCGCTCGACGTCATGCTGAGCCGGGAAGAACTGGAACGTCTTGATTACGCGGCGCCAAGGGGGGCTGCCGCGGGCGAGCGTTACGCGGCACCTCAGATGCAGGCGCTAAACAGGTGA
- a CDS encoding TniQ family protein, whose translation MVVDASPLPVAPRPHPDELISSWLGRTAAVYDMEVEGLRASLLRNGDVAPGGVDVELDSGERDRIAEAFALAPECVAALELRRAWPNLAVDWLRCTDRARHALDPLHSCWCPTCLEEGRKAGGAYLDRDTALPLVLCHRHLRWRYEGCRSCVPTRGPTFVHINGATELICPDCRKLLHTIVHRVPASEWASDDRRGARQFEMLLAFEKCLRAAWLGHPSHWFGVGEVQPSEFLALLDDLTKALLARNLDQTSLINRYQSEFIGAVPHHRPRNWADASFPKLSPRMRAKVLCAVIAIISREEISVLFSLWYWTRSSGSEVKTQKLEWLFENATTRVQAMLIRGSERWPAALRERMRVLHEASGIDVDDVLARFEAIRAELGFTSLIRRPGDPGWRGSLADLPA comes from the coding sequence ATGGTAGTCGACGCATCCCCGCTGCCGGTCGCCCCGCGTCCGCATCCGGACGAGCTGATCTCGTCCTGGCTGGGCAGAACTGCGGCGGTCTACGACATGGAAGTGGAGGGGTTGCGTGCCAGCCTGCTGCGGAACGGCGACGTCGCTCCTGGCGGCGTGGACGTCGAACTCGATTCCGGCGAGCGGGATCGTATCGCTGAGGCGTTCGCATTGGCTCCGGAATGCGTGGCCGCGCTGGAACTCCGACGGGCTTGGCCGAACCTTGCCGTGGATTGGCTGCGCTGCACCGATCGGGCCAGACATGCCCTGGACCCTCTGCACTCTTGCTGGTGTCCCACTTGCCTTGAAGAAGGTCGAAAGGCAGGCGGGGCTTACCTTGATCGCGACACAGCTCTGCCGCTGGTCCTCTGTCATCGTCATTTGCGGTGGCGGTATGAAGGCTGCCGCAGCTGCGTGCCCACTCGCGGGCCGACCTTTGTGCACATCAACGGCGCGACCGAACTGATCTGCCCCGACTGCCGCAAGCTCCTTCACACCATTGTCCATCGTGTCCCCGCCAGCGAGTGGGCCAGCGACGATCGGCGCGGCGCCCGACAGTTCGAGATGCTGCTGGCATTTGAGAAATGCTTGCGAGCCGCCTGGCTCGGCCATCCGTCGCACTGGTTCGGGGTAGGCGAGGTCCAGCCGTCCGAGTTCCTGGCTCTGCTCGACGATCTGACAAAGGCGCTGCTCGCGCGCAATCTGGACCAAACCAGCTTGATCAACCGATATCAAAGCGAGTTCATCGGCGCTGTTCCGCATCACCGGCCTCGCAATTGGGCGGACGCTTCCTTCCCCAAGCTTTCACCGAGAATGAGGGCCAAGGTACTGTGCGCGGTGATCGCAATCATCTCGCGCGAGGAGATTAGCGTGCTGTTCTCCCTTTGGTACTGGACTAGGTCGTCGGGTTCCGAAGTCAAGACCCAGAAGCTCGAGTGGTTATTCGAGAACGCCACGACACGCGTGCAGGCCATGCTGATCCGAGGCAGCGAGCGGTGGCCGGCAGCCCTGCGGGAACGCATGCGCGTCCTGCATGAAGCATCAGGGATCGACGTCGATGATGTACTTGCACGCTTTGAGGCGATCCGGGCGGAGCTCGGCTTCACCAGCCTGATCAGGCGCCCCGGAGATCCAGGTTGGCGCGGCAGTCTGGCGGACCTTCCTGCCTGA
- a CDS encoding DUF892 family protein has protein sequence MEKDNLQKLVVQGLAAMKAGSDVAAKATDEVNNDARHPALKAALEEGNRASRQWADKIERAVQQTGSGEQQDNPVLEAHYEVSRRIRQQAADDTSRDLGIIASGQLALHYWVASFGTMASYCGHLGMEDVARDMKACADEAKEADAKHTELAEQLLSGN, from the coding sequence ATGGAAAAAGACAATCTGCAGAAGCTCGTAGTTCAGGGACTGGCTGCGATGAAGGCCGGCAGTGATGTGGCTGCAAAGGCAACCGACGAGGTCAATAATGATGCCCGCCACCCGGCCCTGAAAGCGGCGCTCGAGGAAGGAAACCGGGCATCCCGGCAGTGGGCCGATAAGATCGAGCGTGCTGTCCAGCAGACGGGGTCGGGTGAGCAGCAGGACAACCCCGTGCTCGAAGCCCATTACGAAGTAAGTCGCAGGATCCGCCAACAGGCTGCGGACGACACCTCACGGGACCTCGGCATTATTGCAAGCGGACAGTTGGCGCTGCACTACTGGGTCGCATCCTTCGGCACGATGGCGAGCTATTGCGGACACCTTGGGATGGAGGACGTGGCGCGTGACATGAAGGCGTGCGCGGACGAGGCAAAAGAGGCGGACGCCAAGCACACCGAACTCGCCGAACAGCTGCTAAGCGGGAACTGA
- a CDS encoding S1 family peptidase: MAERNRRPASKPVDLKEALERVPWASRGRDTPISRLARSIVPVGNKAGVPKGDLALHIAIQDPVHEDWVMDIQGTAFQVGRGKLYTCWHVVEALRLKEHEAYLWANSRLNGVEAQRPYPFAAVMRYYDQRFENGGPGIDAGILICPATESEEAPYNVPPVTWGDSTKVGVGDRVLIGGFPLGKAMFFSNATNRGLVQPSFFEGIVSAVIPAIQRGETRLFQISSVALGGISGGVVCDSRTGAVLGMVTSGLTAGEISLPITYAIPSEVLRPFADAISFDVGDGERWR, from the coding sequence GTGGCCGAGCGCAATCGAAGGCCTGCTTCGAAACCGGTCGATCTGAAGGAGGCGCTCGAGCGCGTGCCCTGGGCGTCGCGCGGGCGTGACACGCCAATCTCCCGCCTCGCACGATCAATCGTACCCGTCGGTAACAAGGCGGGCGTGCCTAAGGGCGACCTCGCGCTCCATATCGCGATCCAGGATCCCGTCCATGAGGACTGGGTCATGGACATTCAGGGCACCGCCTTTCAGGTCGGGCGCGGCAAGCTCTACACCTGCTGGCACGTCGTGGAAGCGCTCCGCTTAAAGGAGCATGAAGCGTACCTCTGGGCGAACAGCCGGCTGAACGGCGTAGAGGCGCAACGGCCGTACCCGTTCGCGGCCGTCATGCGCTACTATGACCAACGATTCGAGAATGGCGGACCGGGGATCGACGCCGGCATCCTGATCTGTCCTGCGACCGAGAGCGAGGAGGCCCCCTACAACGTGCCGCCGGTTACCTGGGGCGACTCGACCAAGGTCGGGGTAGGCGACCGGGTGCTGATCGGCGGTTTCCCACTCGGCAAGGCGATGTTTTTCTCGAACGCGACCAACCGCGGGCTGGTCCAACCCTCCTTTTTCGAAGGGATCGTCAGCGCAGTAATCCCGGCGATACAGCGCGGTGAGACGCGACTGTTCCAGATCAGCTCGGTGGCGCTTGGCGGCATCAGCGGTGGCGTGGTGTGTGACTCGAGGACGGGTGCGGTGCTCGGCATGGTAACGAGCGGGCTCACCGCGGGCGAGATCAGCCTGCCGATCACCTACGCGATTCCCAGCGAGGTGCTCCGGCCCTTTGCCGATGCAATCAGCTTCGATGTCGGCGATGGGGAACGATGGCGCTAG
- a CDS encoding sigma-70 family RNA polymerase sigma factor has protein sequence MSEQPDHEAHVPAEELSDFGAALSDLMPRLASYARSLTRNPDAAQDLVQDTVLKAWRSRASFEAGTNLKAWTFRILRNSFLSQVRRKGAGQAGETAELIDVPVASNQESVVTLGDVRRLWPRLTPEQQRCIQFVGIEGLSYEETATIEQVPVGTIKSRVVRGRQMLRALLDQANVVPAKGTASRILSVDSSPRYEPSRVDDEHSKQIELLRRWRAERAAARCAVG, from the coding sequence GTGTCGGAACAACCGGATCACGAAGCGCATGTACCGGCTGAGGAGTTGTCTGACTTCGGTGCTGCACTGAGCGACTTGATGCCCAGGCTGGCGAGCTATGCGCGATCGCTAACAAGAAATCCCGATGCTGCACAGGATCTCGTTCAGGATACCGTGCTGAAAGCCTGGCGCAGCCGTGCGTCCTTCGAGGCCGGCACGAATTTGAAAGCTTGGACCTTCCGTATCCTTCGCAACTCCTTTTTGTCGCAGGTTCGTCGTAAAGGTGCGGGACAGGCAGGCGAGACCGCCGAACTCATTGATGTTCCGGTGGCGTCAAATCAAGAATCGGTCGTGACATTGGGCGATGTTCGCCGCCTGTGGCCGCGCCTGACACCCGAGCAGCAGCGGTGCATCCAATTTGTCGGGATCGAGGGTTTGAGCTACGAAGAGACAGCCACGATCGAACAGGTTCCTGTCGGTACGATCAAGAGCCGCGTGGTGAGAGGGCGGCAGATGCTGCGCGCACTCCTGGATCAAGCGAACGTCGTGCCAGCCAAGGGGACAGCATCCCGGATCCTGTCGGTCGATTCGTCCCCTCGGTATGAGCCGTCGCGCGTTGATGATGAACACTCAAAGCAGATCGAACTGCTGCGAAGGTGGCGCGCGGAGCGTGCGGCCGCTCGCTGCGCCGTCGGATGA
- a CDS encoding HU family DNA-binding protein, translating to MNTKDLAKQVADQLGTTEKQARELLDAALNAIGQAAAAGDEINLPGFGKFKVKSMSERSGRNPATGEAITIAPSKKLTFTPAKALKDRL from the coding sequence ATGAACACCAAGGATCTCGCCAAGCAGGTCGCCGACCAGCTCGGCACGACGGAGAAGCAGGCGCGCGAACTGCTCGACGCGGCGCTGAACGCGATCGGCCAGGCAGCCGCGGCGGGTGACGAGATCAACCTGCCGGGTTTCGGCAAGTTCAAGGTGAAGAGCATGAGCGAGCGCAGCGGCCGCAATCCGGCCACGGGCGAGGCGATCACGATCGCGCCGTCGAAGAAGCTGACGTTTACGCCGGCCAAGGCGCTGAAGGATAGGCTCTGA
- a CDS encoding SDR family NAD(P)-dependent oxidoreductase, protein MSAPEEHGLAGQVAIVTGGGRGLGRAMTLGLAQAGVRVIATAARELAEVEAVAKEAERECGDDRVRPLLADVTRAADCAAAVREAVARFGRLDILVNNAGRGMKYVSDTFLTEPTRFWEVAPDTWRLVIDTNVNGPFLMARAAVPAMLERGSGRIVNVSMNRETMRRRGFSPYGPSKAALDSETAIWAQDLADSGITVNALLPGGATLTGMIPEGLPDSARAGLLSPEIVVPPLLWLCSDAAATVTGKRLDAWRWTGAQSAGEPGHDAIEDAAWQDSHGAELA, encoded by the coding sequence GTGAGCGCGCCCGAGGAGCACGGGCTCGCCGGCCAAGTCGCGATCGTCACGGGCGGCGGTCGCGGGCTGGGCCGCGCCATGACGCTGGGGCTAGCGCAGGCCGGCGTGCGGGTGATCGCCACCGCTGCACGCGAGCTTGCCGAAGTCGAGGCGGTCGCAAAGGAGGCAGAGCGTGAATGCGGCGACGATCGGGTGCGGCCGCTGCTCGCCGACGTGACCCGGGCGGCGGATTGTGCCGCGGCGGTGCGCGAAGCGGTCGCGCGGTTCGGCCGGCTCGACATCCTCGTCAACAACGCCGGGCGCGGCATGAAGTATGTAAGCGATACCTTCCTGACCGAACCGACCCGATTCTGGGAGGTCGCCCCCGACACCTGGCGCCTGGTGATCGACACCAACGTCAACGGACCGTTCCTGATGGCGCGCGCGGCTGTCCCGGCGATGCTGGAGAGAGGCAGCGGGAGGATCGTCAACGTCTCGATGAACCGCGAGACGATGCGGCGCAGAGGCTTCTCGCCCTATGGCCCGTCCAAAGCGGCGCTGGATTCAGAAACCGCGATCTGGGCGCAGGACCTTGCTGATAGCGGCATCACGGTGAACGCGCTGCTGCCAGGGGGCGCAACGCTGACCGGCATGATCCCCGAAGGGCTGCCGGACAGTGCCCGCGCCGGGCTGCTGTCGCCCGAGATCGTGGTCCCGCCGCTGCTCTGGCTCTGCTCCGACGCTGCCGCGACGGTGACGGGCAAACGGCTGGATGCCTGGCGGTGGACGGGGGCGCAGTCGGCGGGCGAGCCGGGGCATGACGCGATCGAGGATGCCGCCTGGCAGGACAGCCACGGGGCAGAACTCGCCTGA
- a CDS encoding TniB family NTP-binding protein, giving the protein MTKFAHLAEGYRDQALWPDDERVAWIRKDRWVGFPKAEKVRSMLGELLAHPPRTRMPCLLVFGQTGMGKSHIVERFADENPRTFDDRTGLATVPVVAVQLPPEPTEGEFYDEILAALGAGFAGGSDLGRARQLTRRLMGQVGARMLLLDEINHMLACTPRQQRIFLNTIRYFANDLRMPLVCTGNHEARAALLTDAALADRFDAIELVRWRDDEAFRLLLVTLAAILPLRNPSPLAEDLFRARLLELTDGNTGRIFRLVENLAVRAIRRGAEMIGPEDLDADDLVLPSVTMKEIAKRRGRPGSGAVGTA; this is encoded by the coding sequence ATGACCAAATTCGCGCATCTGGCGGAAGGCTACCGCGACCAGGCGCTCTGGCCGGACGATGAGCGTGTCGCATGGATACGCAAGGATCGCTGGGTCGGTTTTCCGAAGGCGGAGAAGGTCCGGTCGATGCTGGGCGAGTTGCTGGCGCACCCGCCTCGCACCCGCATGCCCTGCCTTCTCGTCTTCGGGCAAACAGGGATGGGCAAATCGCATATCGTCGAGCGGTTCGCGGACGAAAACCCGCGCACCTTCGATGACAGAACGGGGCTGGCGACCGTCCCGGTCGTCGCCGTGCAGCTGCCGCCGGAGCCGACCGAGGGCGAGTTCTACGACGAGATCCTGGCCGCGCTGGGTGCGGGCTTCGCTGGTGGGTCCGATCTCGGACGCGCCCGGCAGCTTACGCGCCGGTTGATGGGGCAGGTCGGCGCGCGCATGCTGTTACTTGACGAGATCAACCATATGCTGGCCTGCACACCGCGCCAGCAACGCATTTTCCTGAACACGATCCGCTACTTCGCCAACGACCTGCGAATGCCATTGGTCTGCACGGGCAACCACGAGGCGAGGGCGGCGCTCTTGACGGACGCAGCGCTCGCCGATCGCTTCGATGCGATCGAGCTCGTGCGCTGGCGAGATGACGAAGCCTTTCGGCTGCTCTTGGTGACGCTGGCCGCCATCCTGCCGCTCCGAAATCCGTCGCCGCTCGCCGAGGACTTGTTCAGGGCCAGGCTGCTGGAGCTGACCGACGGGAATACCGGCCGTATTTTCCGGCTTGTTGAGAACCTCGCCGTTCGGGCGATCCGGCGGGGCGCGGAGATGATCGGTCCCGAAGACTTGGACGCCGATGATCTTGTCCTTCCCAGCGTCACCATGAAGGAGATCGCGAAACGACGAGGGCGGCCAGGGTCGGGCGCGGTGGGCACTGCATGA